Proteins from one Peromyscus eremicus unplaced genomic scaffold, PerEre_H2_v1 PerEre#2#chr22_unloc_1, whole genome shotgun sequence genomic window:
- the Pglyrp2 gene encoding N-acetylmuramoyl-L-alanine amidase, protein MMKARDVLWILLGLLLWPEPGTASSLPLVMDSIIQALAELEQKVLMTEANRTASAWILSANNSSPHSSLDQHLLRKALSHNTTEPQHSLSPELQALISEVAQHSVKDGQEYGVVLAPDGSTVAVKPLLIGLEAGLQGHGVTNWPSDCLATPCDAGDTLTNIGAIWSGLMDASTNASSTDAGATLPNDKAKTPTTVDRLLAVILAGDLGLAFLHGSQTRSPPGLGTEGCWNQLSAPRVFTLLDPKASRLTMAFLNGALDGALLGDHLSQVSRPRPPLSHLLREYYGAGVAGEPRFRSNFRRQNGAALTSAAALAQQVWKALVLLQRLEPGQPQLQNMSQEALAQVATLATKEFTETFLGCPAILPRCRWGAAPYRGNPTPLRLPLGFLYVHHTYVPAPPCTTFQRCAANMRSMQHFHQDVRHWDDIGYRLKTKNSSDGTLEIQEALFLMVL, encoded by the exons ATGATGAAGGCCAGGGATGTCCTCTGGATCCTGCTTGGATTGCTGCTGTGGCCAGAGCCAGGGACAG CATCCTCCTTACCCCTGGTCATGGACTCCATCATCCAGGCCCTGGCTGAGCTTGAGCAAAAGGTACTGATGACTGAGGCCAACCGCACTGCCTCTGCGTGGATTCTCTCAGCCAATAACTCCAGCCCCCACAGTTCTCTTGACCAGCACTTGCTGCGGAAGGCACTGAGCCACAACACTACAGAGCCACAACACTCACTGAGCCCAGAGCTTCAAGCCCTGATTTCCGAAGTGGCCCAACATAGTGTAAAGGATGGGCAGGAATACGGAGTGGTACTAGCACCGGATGGCTCCACTGTAGCCGTGAAGCCTCTACTGATTGGGCTAGAGGCTGGCTTGCAAGGGCACGGTGTTACCAACTGGCCTTCAGACTGCCTGGCCACCCCTTGTGATGCTGGAGACACCTTGACAAACATTGGAGCCATCTGGTCAGGACTCATGGATGCCTCCACAAATGCCTCTTCTACAGATGCTGGAGCCACTTTACCAAATGACAAAGCCAAGACTCCCACCACTGTGGACAGACTCCTGGCAGTCATCTTGGCTGGAGACTTGGGTCtggcattcctccatggttcccaGACTCGGAGTCCTCCAGGCCTGGGAACTGAGGGTTGCTGGAACCAGCTTTCTGCCCCCAGGGTCTTCACACTGTTGGATCCCAAGGCATCCAGGCTCACCATGGCTTTCCTCAATGGTGCCTTGGATGGAGCTCTCCTTGGGGACCACTTGAGCCAGGTCTCTAGGCCCCGGCCACCCCTCAGCCACCTGCTGAGAGAGTACTATGGAGCTGGGGTGGCTGGAGAGCCAAGGTTCCGAAGTAACTTCCGAAGGCAGAATGGGGCTGCTCTAACTTCAGCTGCTGCCCTGGCCCAGCAGGTGTGGAAGGCCCTTGTTCTGCTACAGAGGCTGGAGCCAGGACAACCTCAGTTGCAGAACATGAGCCAAGAAGCACTGGCTCAGGTAGCCACCTTAGCTACCAAGGAGTTCACTGAGACTTTCCTGG GATGCCCAGCCATTCTCCCTCGCTGTCGCTGGGGAGCCGCACCTTATCGAGGCAACCCAACGCCACTCAGGCTGCCGCTGGGATTCTTATATGTGCATCACACGTACGTGCCAGCGCCACCCTGCACCACCTTCCAGCGCTGCGCCGCCAACATGCGCTCCATGCAGCATTTCCACCAGGACGTGCGCCACTGGGATGACATCGGCTACAG